A region from the Camelus ferus isolate YT-003-E chromosome 1, BCGSAC_Cfer_1.0, whole genome shotgun sequence genome encodes:
- the RRP1B gene encoding ribosomal RNA processing protein 1 homolog B isoform X4, protein MLLTTQRPVSPGVLLAFTTSLLVRFEHLFIQTFWQTMNREWKGIDQLRLDKFYMLIRLVLRQSFEVLKRNGWEESRIKLFLDVLMKEILRPESQSPNGVKFHFIDIYVDELSKVGGKELLADQNLKFIDPFCKIAAKTKDRALAQTIARAVLHVIVEQSPPVPGEAVEGQKPKGSDGGLSEEEIPENEATWRKPISKKRRAPCKYHPKKEGASDEGAAAGGGSGEDGGLPLQFDYKAVAERLLGITTRKHIPPFNRKRLCRLIRKFQDLSEAGSISQLSFAEDTSADKDDQALSQGRCKKKGKKPVEKAGVEGEGGARFFPAEEEESEGGIPKRKRKKKKKNHLRPEHLGAGGEATCPEQNGSGEPGARPGSAQKMSLAELGAVAAPGAQERSGSEQLSVHSRRKRPRKRRLGVQVESARSAASPEEGLPPGGPVQGPAPRASLASGAPVLKRKRTLGAPLVNGTVPPTLAWPLPRREGPPASPADGEDCPAAPPQGGKPKKKKGVPSRLECCNPSTQKTTILKKRKKMKEMSNLEHRGARLIQALGSSGALSPLKKKLRTEKDFVKFDASFCPKPLFFRKAKGSTATTSPGAPLQASRTPSSSKKVTFGLSRNMTAEFKKTDKSILVSPTGPSRVAFNPEQRPLHGVLKTPTSSPASTPLGTKKPLTATPKRRPTAVDFI, encoded by the exons atgttgttaacAACTCAGAGGCCCGTAAGTCCTGGTGTTCTCCTGGCTTTCACAACCTCCCTGCTCGTCAGATTTG AGCACCTGTTCATTCAGACCTTTTGGCAAACCATGAACCGAGAGTGGAAGGGCATTGACCAGCTGCGCCTGGACAAGTTCTACATG CTGATCCGTCTGGTTCTGAGGCAGTCCTTTGAAGTTCTGAAGCGAAACGGCTGGGAAGAAAG CCGAATCAAGCTTTTTCTGGACGTCTTGATGAAGGAGATCCTGCGTCCCGAGAGTCAGTCTCCTAACGGAGTGAAGTTCCACTTCATTGACATTTATGTGGATGAACTATCcaaagtgggagggaaggag CTCTTGGCAGATCAAAATCTCAAGTTTATTGATCCATTCTGCAAAATCGCCGCCAAGACTAAGGA CCGCGCGCTGGCGCAGACCATAGCCCGGGCTGTTCTCCACGTCATCGTAGAGCAGTCTCCTCCTGTGCCTGGAGAGGCAGTGGAGGGCCAGAAACCTAAAGGCAGTGATGGTGGCCTCTCTGAGGAAGAGATACCTGAAAATGAGGCGACGTGGAGAAAACCCATCAGTAAAAAGAGAAGAG CCCCGTGCAAATATCACCCCAAAAAAGAGGGAGCCAGCGATGAGGGTGCCGCGGCCGGTGGAGGAAGCGGGGAGGACGGCGGGCTGCCCCTCCAG TTTGACTACAAGGCCGTTGCTGAGCGACTCCTGGGAATCACCACCAGGAAGCACATCCCTCCCTTCAACAGGAAGCGCCTCTGCAGACTCATCAGGAA attccaagaTCTGTCTGAAG CAGGCAGTATCTCTCAACTCAGTTTTGCTGAGGACACATCTGCTGACAAAGATGACCAGGCCCTTAGTCAAGGAAGgtgtaagaaaaaaggaaagaaacctgtGGAGAAAGCGGGCgtggaaggagagggag GAGCCAGGTTCTTTCCTGCTGAGGAAGAGGAGAGTGAAGGTGGGATTccgaagagaaagaggaaaaagaagaagaagaaccacCTGCGGCCTGAACACTTAGGGGCCGGTGGTGAGGCCACGTGCCCAGAGCAGAATGGGAGTGGTGAGCCAGGGGCCCGGCCGGGAAGCGCCCAGAAGATgagcctggcagagctgggggcagTGGCCGCACCTGGCGCCCAGGAGCGCAGTGGCTCAGAGCAGCTCTCCGTACACAGCAGGAGGAAACGACcaaggaagaggaggctgggggtccAGGTGGAGAGCGCCAGGTCGGCAGCGTCTCCTGAGGAGGGCTTGCCTCCAGGCGGTCCTGTTCAGGGACCAGCCCCCAGAGCCTCCCTGGCCAGTGGCGCCCCAGTCCTGAAGAGGAAGCGGACGCTCGGGGCTCCCCTGGTCAACGGCACTGTCCCCCCCACGCTAGCCTGGCCCCTGCCCCGGAGGGAGGGACCTCCAGCCAGCCCAGCAGATGGAGAGGACTGCCCTGCCGCCCCACCCCAGGGCGGGAAACCGAAGAAAAAGAAGGGGGTGCCTAGCAGACTTGAATGCTGCAACCCGTCCACACAGAAAACCACCATcctgaaaaagaggaagaagatgaaagaGATGTCGAACTTGGAGCACAGAGGAGCCAGGCTCATCCAGGCTCTG gggagCAGTGGGGCGCTCAGCCCTTTGAAGAAGAAGCTGAGAACAGAGAAGGACTTCGTGAAGTTCGACGCCTCCTTCTGCCCAAAGCCCCTGTTCTTCAGGAAGGCCAAGGGCAGCACTGCCACCACCTCGCCGGGCGCCCCCCTGCAG GCGAGCAGAACACCATCCAGCTCCAAGAAGGTGACCTTTGGGTTGAGCAGGAACATGACTGCGG